The DNA window GCTGGTTCAGCGACCCCTGGGCGTCGACGAACACCCGTCCGGACCGGGTGGCCGGCACGACCGTCCAGCCGACCTCCGGGCTCACCAGCACGACGTCCGCCCGGCACCCGGCCACCGCGGCCACCAGGTCCGAGACGGCCTCGCCCACCGCTGCGAAAGGGTCCGGAAGCTCCCAGGCCGCCGCCGCGTCGAACGCTCCGACCAGCCAGTTCCCCACGTCGTCGACCAGCAGCACCGACCCGGCTCCGGCCGCGCGCAACTCGGCCGGGAGCTCGGCCGGGCCGCCGCCGACCTCGACCGTCTCCCAATCCGACGGTCGGCGCGACCGGTGCGCGGCCAGACGGGCCGCCCAGTCGGCGTCACCGGGACGGGCCGGCGACGTCGCCAGGTACCGCACCGGACCCGGACCGGCGAGCCGCTCGGCCCAGCCGGACTTCCCGGAGCGGATTCCGCCCAGCACGAGCGTGCGCAACGGTCCCTCCGATGTAGGTTCTGGACATGACGTGGCAGTGGCGATACCAGGGCAACACCGGCGGCGGCGAGCTCGGCGAGGTCTCGGAGGAGTTCCCGAGCCAGTCCGATGCGGAGAGCTGGCTCGGCGAGGAGTGGCGCCAACTGTCCGCCGCCGGCGTCGACCAGGTCACGCTGGAAGAGAACGGCCGCGTCGAATACGCGATGCCGCTGACGAACGACTAGACCCGCCGTTGGGGCGAGCGGGTCAGGGCCGGGTCGCGCTCGATCACCGGGTCGAGCACCTCGTCGATCGCCTTCAGCAGCGACGCGTCCAGGCGCACGCCGGCCGCCTTCACGTTCTCGGTGACCTGCTCGGGCCGTGACGCCCCGATGATCGCGGCCGACACGTTCGGGTTCTGCAGCACCCAGGCGACCGCGAGCTGCGCCATCGACAACCCGGCCTGGTCGGCCAGCGGCGCGAGCTGCTGCACCCGGGAGAGAACGTCGTCGTTCATGAACCGGGAGATCATGTCGGCGCCGCCCTTCTCGTCGGTCGCCCGCGAGCCCGACGGCAGCGGCTGACCCGGCTGGTACTTGCCGGTCAGCACGCCCTGCGCGATCGGCGACCAGACGATCTGCCCGAGCCCCGCGTCCTCGGACGCCGGCACCACCTCGGCCTCGATGACCCGCCAGAGCATGCTGTACTGCGGCTGGTTCGAGATCAGCGGCACGTGCAGCTCCCGGGCCAGCGACGCGGCCCGCGCGATCTCGTCCGCGCGCCACTCCGACACCCCGATGTAGAGCGCCTTGCCCTGCCGGACGACGTCGGCGAACGCGAGCATCGTCTCCTCGAGCGGCGTCTCGTGGTCGAACCGGTGGGCCTGGTACAGGTCGACGTAGTCGGTGTTCAGCCGCTTCAGCGACAGGTCGATGCCCTCCAGGATGTGCTTCCGGGAGAGGCCGCGGGCGTTGCGCCCCTTCCCGACCGGGAAGTACACCTTCGTGAACAGCTCGTAGTCGGCCCTGCGCACGCCTTCCAGCGCCTTGGCCAGCACCTTCTCGGCGCGCGTGCCCGCGTACACGTCTGCGGTGTCGAACGTCGTGACCCCGGCGTCGAGCGCGGCTCGGACGCACGCGATCGCCGCGTCTTCCTCGACCTGCGAGCCGTGGGTGAGCCAGTTGCCGTAGGCGATCTCGGAGATGTACAGCCCGGAACGACCAAGGGTGCGGAATTCCATGGCTCGAAACGCTACTCTCGACGCCTGCCGGCCGTCGGCGGGCATCCACAGGGTGCGCGGCGTGGTGGCTCATCCGAGCTCATCACCCCGAGGAGAGACCTGTGTTCGTCGCCCTGGTCAGGGCCGGCTTCCGACGTCATTCCACCTACCGGCGCGCTGCGCTGGCCTCCGCCGCCACCAATTCGATGTTCGGGTTCCTGCGGACGTACATCCTGCTGGCCGCGGTCACCGGCGCCGGCGGCACCGCGGCCGGGTACGACCCGGCGTCGATCGCGATGTACGCCTGGGCCGGTCAGGGGTTGCTCGGAGTGGTCGAGCTGTTCAGCTGGACCGAGGTCGCCGACCGCATCCGCACCGGCGAGATCGTCAGCGACCTGCAGCGTCCGGTGGATCCGCTGCTCGCCTACCTCGCCGTCGACCTCGGCCGCGCCGGGTACGCGCTGCTCGTCCGTCTGACGGTCCCGATCGCGATCGGCGCCCTCTTCTTCCCCCTCCGGTGGCCGACGTCCGGTTGGACGTTCCCGCTGCTCGCGGTATCCGTCCTGCTCGCGACGACGGCCAGCTTCGGCACCCGCTACCTGTTCAACCTGCTGACGTTCTGGTGGCTGGACCCCCGCGGACCGAACACGCTGTGGCTGTTCGGCGGGACGCTGTTCTCCGGGCTGGCGCTGCCGATCGGGTTCTTCCCCGGCTGGGCGCAGACCGCGCTGTGGTGCACACCGTTCCCGTGGATGCTGCAGGCACCGCTCGACGTCCTGCTCGAACGGGGCGACCCGCTGCGCCTGATCGCCGGCGGAGCGGCCGCCACCACCGCGGTGCTCGCGCTCGGCTACGTCGTCGAGCGGGTGGCCCTGCGACGGCTGGTGGTGCAGGGTGGCTGACGCCTATCGGCAGCTCTTCGCGGCCCAACTCCGGGGCCAGCTCCAGTACCGGGTCTCGTTCGGCGTCGACCTGCTGCTGAACGCGGCGATCACGGTGATCGACGTGCTGATGGTGCTGACCGTCTTCCGCGTCACGCCGTCGCTCGCCGGGTTCGACCTGCGGGACACGCTCGTCATCACCGGCACCGCCACGCTGTCGTTCCAGATCGCCGACGTGGCGGTCGGGAACCTGGAGAAGCTCCCGTTCTACCTGCGCACCGGCCTGCTGGACGCGGTTCTGCTGCGTCCGTTGTCGGCCTTCGGCCAACTGGTCGTGCTCGACTTCCAGGCCCGCCGGGCCGGCCGGATGGTGCAGGCCTCGGTCGTCTACGGGCTCTCCCTCGGCCTCGCCGGCATCAGTTGGACGCCCGGCCGCGTGCTGTTGGCGGTCACCGCGCCGATCGGAGGCGCGATCTGCTACGGCGCGATCTTCACGACCGGAGCCGCGGCGATGTTCTGGCTCATCGATGGCTCGGAGGTGGCCAACATGTTCACGTACGGCGGGCGGGACTTCGCCAGCTACCCGATGCCGATCTACGGCCCGCTGTTCGGCCGGGCGTTCGGATTCGTGCTCGGGCTGGCCGCGGTCGGGTACTTCCCGGCGCTGGCGCTGCTGGGGCGGACGGATCCGCTGGGGACGCCCGGCTGGCTCCACTGGTGCGCGCCGCTCGTCGGGGTGCTCTGGGCCGGGGTCGCCGCCGTCGCCTGGCGCTTCGGCGTCCGCCACTACCAGAGCACCGGCTCATGATCGTCGAGGCGCGGGATCTCCGGAAGGAGTTCGTCGTCCGGACGAAGGCCGGGCGGTTCCGCCGGACGCGGCGGACCGTGGCCGCGGTCGACGGGGTGGACCTGGGGATCGAGCCGGGCGAGATGGTCGGGTACCTCGGGCCGAACGGGGCCGGGAAGTCGACGACGCTGAAGATGCTGACCGGGATCCTCGTGCCGTCGGCCGGGCACGTGCGGGTGTGCGGGCTCGCGCCGGTACCGGAGCGGACGCGGCTGACCCGGCGGATCGGCGCGGTGTTCGGTCAGCGGAGCCAACTGTGGTGGGATCTGCCGCTCGCCGACTCGTTCGCGCTGCTGCGGGCGGTGTACCGGGTCGGTGCGGCCGACCACGCGCGCCGGCTCTCCGAGTGCGTCGAGCTCCTGGAAATGGAGCCGTTCCTCCGGACGCCGGTCCGGCAGCTGTCGCTGGGCCAGCGGATGCGGGGCGAGCTGACCG is part of the Cryptosporangium phraense genome and encodes:
- a CDS encoding bifunctional adenosylcobinamide kinase/adenosylcobinamide-phosphate guanylyltransferase, which produces MRTLVLGGIRSGKSGWAERLAGPGPVRYLATSPARPGDADWAARLAAHRSRRPSDWETVEVGGGPAELPAELRAAGAGSVLLVDDVGNWLVGAFDAAAAWELPDPFAAVGEAVSDLVAAVAGCRADVVLVSPEVGWTVVPATRSGRVFVDAQGSLNQRLAAVCDRSVLVVAGRGLLLSDGPDSLLT
- a CDS encoding aldo/keto reductase family protein, which codes for MEFRTLGRSGLYISEIAYGNWLTHGSQVEEDAAIACVRAALDAGVTTFDTADVYAGTRAEKVLAKALEGVRRADYELFTKVYFPVGKGRNARGLSRKHILEGIDLSLKRLNTDYVDLYQAHRFDHETPLEETMLAFADVVRQGKALYIGVSEWRADEIARAASLARELHVPLISNQPQYSMLWRVIEAEVVPASEDAGLGQIVWSPIAQGVLTGKYQPGQPLPSGSRATDEKGGADMISRFMNDDVLSRVQQLAPLADQAGLSMAQLAVAWVLQNPNVSAAIIGASRPEQVTENVKAAGVRLDASLLKAIDEVLDPVIERDPALTRSPQRRV
- a CDS encoding ABC transporter permease; amino-acid sequence: MFVALVRAGFRRHSTYRRAALASAATNSMFGFLRTYILLAAVTGAGGTAAGYDPASIAMYAWAGQGLLGVVELFSWTEVADRIRTGEIVSDLQRPVDPLLAYLAVDLGRAGYALLVRLTVPIAIGALFFPLRWPTSGWTFPLLAVSVLLATTASFGTRYLFNLLTFWWLDPRGPNTLWLFGGTLFSGLALPIGFFPGWAQTALWCTPFPWMLQAPLDVLLERGDPLRLIAGGAAATTAVLALGYVVERVALRRLVVQGG
- a CDS encoding ABC transporter permease, which encodes MADAYRQLFAAQLRGQLQYRVSFGVDLLLNAAITVIDVLMVLTVFRVTPSLAGFDLRDTLVITGTATLSFQIADVAVGNLEKLPFYLRTGLLDAVLLRPLSAFGQLVVLDFQARRAGRMVQASVVYGLSLGLAGISWTPGRVLLAVTAPIGGAICYGAIFTTGAAAMFWLIDGSEVANMFTYGGRDFASYPMPIYGPLFGRAFGFVLGLAAVGYFPALALLGRTDPLGTPGWLHWCAPLVGVLWAGVAAVAWRFGVRHYQSTGS
- a CDS encoding ABC transporter ATP-binding protein yields the protein MIVEARDLRKEFVVRTKAGRFRRTRRTVAAVDGVDLGIEPGEMVGYLGPNGAGKSTTLKMLTGILVPSAGHVRVCGLAPVPERTRLTRRIGAVFGQRSQLWWDLPLADSFALLRAVYRVGAADHARRLSECVELLEMEPFLRTPVRQLSLGQRMRGELTAALLHDPSLLFLDEPTIGLDVVSKEAVRGFLAELNQRYGTTLVLTTHDLADIERLCGRLVVIDHGRVVHDGTLAALHARYGSRRRLVVELDSPGPPLSVPGASTEVVEAEGRRQTLALDGPLPAVVAAVAAAAPLRDLRVVEPAIEDVIRKLWS